In Gammaproteobacteria bacterium, a single window of DNA contains:
- a CDS encoding transglycosylase SLT domain-containing protein, protein MANEFIDTNLLEEESLGSIVDSDKKVHPWRICPIGKHYVRTHTLHIPPSKQHPEGEVVTRHAHCANNPQRKDPKEHEQRDLLSYDELQLISKTYFSSLNGPPKAGVLTQFPNADEFDQQIRGWVRYWNEVFQAINPLDPNLVKALIASESSFSPEQHNQTKNEKLGKAHGLMQILDATLTYLAGHEGGVRDHFVCLDSKEVMDPSANICAGVRWLFMKKAAAAERVKHAKLDRAVTWDDAIAEYKGIFKDIIEEKDNPDPLNEMPKFHKFYEQLLRS, encoded by the coding sequence ATGGCAAATGAATTTATCGATACAAATCTTCTTGAAGAAGAAAGTTTAGGGTCTATTGTTGATTCAGATAAAAAAGTTCATCCTTGGCGTATTTGTCCAATTGGAAAGCATTATGTTCGAACTCACACTCTTCATATTCCTCCAAGTAAGCAACACCCTGAGGGAGAGGTAGTAACAAGGCATGCGCATTGTGCCAATAACCCACAAAGAAAAGACCCTAAGGAACATGAGCAAAGAGATTTATTGTCCTATGATGAACTTCAGCTAATTTCAAAAACTTACTTTTCAAGTTTGAATGGACCACCTAAAGCAGGGGTTCTTACCCAATTCCCTAATGCTGATGAATTTGATCAACAAATTCGTGGATGGGTACGTTATTGGAATGAAGTATTTCAGGCTATAAACCCGCTCGATCCTAACCTGGTAAAAGCTCTTATAGCAAGTGAGTCAAGTTTTAGTCCGGAACAACACAATCAAACAAAAAACGAAAAGTTAGGAAAAGCACATGGTTTGATGCAAATATTAGATGCAACTTTAACATATCTCGCGGGTCATGAAGGTGGAGTGAGAGATCACTTTGTTTGTCTCGATTCGAAAGAAGTGATGGATCCATCTGCCAACATTTGTGCAGGTGTTCGTTGGCTCTTCATGAAAAAAGCTGCTGCTGCTGAGAGAGTTAAGCATGCTAAATTAGATCGCGCAGTAACGTGGGATGATGCGATAGCGGAATATAAAGGAATATTCAAGGATATTATTGAAGAAAAAGATAATCCTGATCCGCTAAATGAAATGCCAAAATTCCACAAATTCTATGAACAATTATTAAGGTCTTAA
- a CDS encoding transposase, whose amino-acid sequence MAAGDTVRDEIIDELLGSTKSAEDLFGKDGLLKNLTKRLMERLLEAEMTNHLGYMKHAIEGNNTGNSRNGKTKKTVKIGNGNVEISIPRDRESAFTPLLVEKRQSRLAGLDDKILSLYAKGMTIRDIQDHLQELYGTEISRDLISTITDAVLEDVKAWRCRPLDDLYPIVFIDGL is encoded by the coding sequence ATGGCTGCAGGAGATACAGTACGCGATGAAATTATAGATGAATTATTAGGTAGCACCAAGTCAGCAGAAGATTTATTTGGTAAAGATGGTTTGTTAAAAAATCTTACCAAACGATTGATGGAGCGATTGCTAGAAGCAGAAATGACCAATCATCTAGGTTATATGAAACACGCTATCGAAGGTAATAACACAGGCAATTCTCGTAATGGTAAAACTAAGAAAACAGTAAAAATAGGAAATGGTAACGTAGAAATATCCATTCCACGAGACCGCGAAAGTGCATTTACGCCTCTATTAGTTGAAAAACGCCAAAGCCGTCTAGCAGGATTGGATGATAAGATTCTATCGCTCTATGCGAAAGGAATGACGATTCGAGATATACAAGATCACTTGCAAGAACTTTATGGAACAGAAATTTCACGAGACTTAATATCAACTATAACCGATGCTGTGCTTGAAGATGTTAAGGCATGGCGCTGTCGTCCGCTAGACGATTTATACCCCATTGTATTTATAGATGGCTTGTAG
- the crcB gene encoding fluoride efflux transporter CrcB, whose amino-acid sequence MNNTVLIFFGAGIGGVLRYWVSNSIYLILGRQFPYGTLIVNVSGCFLMGLLFVITLERVDGFGPEVRALLLIGLLGGYTTFSSFSIETINLFENGNWFSAIMNMLLSTVVCVIAAWLGVIGGRNL is encoded by the coding sequence TTGAATAATACAGTGCTAATTTTCTTTGGAGCTGGTATTGGTGGCGTTCTTCGTTATTGGGTTTCTAATAGCATTTATTTAATACTTGGCAGGCAATTCCCATATGGAACATTGATTGTCAATGTCAGCGGATGTTTTTTGATGGGATTACTATTTGTTATCACATTGGAACGAGTTGACGGCTTTGGTCCTGAAGTTAGGGCACTATTATTAATTGGTTTGCTTGGTGGATATACGACATTTTCTTCCTTTTCAATCGAAACAATAAATTTATTTGAAAATGGAAATTGGTTTAGCGCAATCATGAATATGTTACTCAGCACGGTTGTTTGTGTTATTGCTGCCTGGCTAGGAGTTATTGGAGGAAGGAATTTATGA
- a CDS encoding type II toxin-antitoxin system Phd/YefM family antitoxin, with protein sequence MSANKSKVDYWQLAEAKNRFSEVARSALSEGPQKIYRRDGNVVVISESEYLQLKAKLKHPDFKAFLLHSTPDLEGLDLTRDESPMRKIDL encoded by the coding sequence ATGAGTGCAAACAAAAGCAAAGTTGATTATTGGCAATTAGCCGAAGCAAAAAACCGCTTCAGTGAAGTGGCGAGATCTGCTTTATCCGAGGGACCCCAAAAAATCTATCGGCGAGATGGAAATGTGGTAGTAATTTCAGAAAGTGAATACCTTCAACTTAAAGCAAAATTAAAGCACCCAGATTTTAAAGCCTTTTTATTGCATTCAACCCCTGATTTAGAAGGGCTTGATTTAACACGCGATGAATCGCCAATGCGTAAGATAGATCTATGA
- a CDS encoding putative DNA binding domain-containing protein, producing MLEALLSQEESKVLEFKENAESLNGIIRTIIAFGNTAGGTIVVGIKDKTKEAIGVKNILNEEERIANAIADSITPLITPNFQFNTWRNRDFLIISVNFAPMPYYLKSKGLEHGVYIRLGSTNRVADKATIAELHRLAIHQSFDELPNFQAKQEDIDLSLAKELFLAKGKKFDLNVAKSMHLLVSYQSTYYPSNSAILIFGKDRRHFFPDAIIQCGCFAGTTKTQIIDQQEIDLPLPNAIDQAILFIERNSSVRSEIGRIQRIDIPQYPPVVLREAIINAIVHADYSIKGGTIQIAIFSDRLEITNPGTLPYGLTLEKALSGISQLRNRVIGHIFRELSLIERWGSGLGRMIEVCQQQGITEPKFEELDNYFRVTLYHDAHLVPTKVIWQKVIINYLKQHQIVTTKDASRVWKVTERTASSRLKKMLDEGLIIEVGTGPFDPKKKFVLTK from the coding sequence ATGTTAGAAGCATTATTGAGCCAAGAAGAAAGCAAAGTACTCGAATTCAAAGAAAATGCTGAATCCTTAAATGGCATAATTCGCACAATTATTGCATTTGGAAACACAGCAGGAGGAACCATTGTTGTCGGGATTAAAGACAAAACAAAAGAAGCTATTGGTGTAAAGAATATTTTGAATGAAGAGGAAAGGATCGCAAATGCAATAGCTGATTCCATTACCCCATTAATTACTCCAAATTTTCAGTTTAATACCTGGAGAAACCGTGATTTCCTCATAATTTCCGTTAATTTTGCTCCAATGCCTTATTACCTTAAAAGTAAAGGATTAGAACACGGCGTATATATTCGTTTAGGTTCTACGAATAGGGTTGCTGATAAAGCCACGATAGCTGAATTGCATCGCTTAGCGATTCATCAAAGCTTTGATGAATTACCAAATTTTCAAGCAAAACAAGAGGATATTGATTTATCACTCGCTAAAGAACTTTTTTTGGCTAAAGGAAAAAAATTTGACCTCAATGTCGCTAAATCTATGCATTTGCTTGTTTCTTACCAGTCCACTTATTACCCCTCCAACAGCGCAATTCTTATCTTTGGTAAAGACCGAAGACATTTTTTTCCAGATGCAATTATTCAATGTGGATGCTTTGCTGGAACAACGAAAACACAAATTATTGACCAACAGGAAATTGATCTTCCTCTACCAAATGCGATTGACCAAGCAATTTTATTCATAGAACGTAACAGTTCAGTAAGAAGCGAAATTGGCCGAATACAACGAATTGATATTCCCCAATATCCGCCCGTAGTTCTTAGGGAAGCGATTATTAATGCGATAGTGCATGCAGATTATTCAATAAAGGGAGGAACAATACAAATTGCTATTTTTTCCGATCGATTAGAGATAACTAATCCAGGAACATTGCCCTATGGCCTTACACTTGAGAAAGCGTTAAGTGGGATTTCACAATTGCGTAATCGTGTTATTGGACATATATTTAGAGAACTTAGCCTTATAGAACGTTGGGGCTCAGGATTAGGACGTATGATAGAAGTTTGCCAACAACAAGGAATAACTGAACCTAAATTTGAAGAACTTGATAATTATTTTCGTGTCACACTTTATCATGATGCACATTTAGTGCCCACCAAAGTAATCTGGCAAAAAGTAATAATAAATTATTTAAAACAGCATCAGATAGTAACAACAAAAGATGCAAGTAGAGTTTGGAAAGTAACGGAAAGAACAGCATCGTCTAGATTAAAAAAAATGCTTGATGAAGGTTTGATTATCGAAGTAGGCACAGGCCCGTTTGATCCCAAGAAAAAATTTGTTTTAACAAAATAA
- a CDS encoding toxin-antitoxin system HicB family antitoxin: MTPINQDWNYAMAQGKQNNPEDKKLLIRLPKELHQKLRLLAFELNVSMAELCREGLELILQKHQKRK; this comes from the coding sequence ATGACGCCCATTAATCAAGATTGGAATTATGCCATGGCTCAAGGCAAACAAAATAACCCCGAAGATAAGAAATTACTCATCCGTTTACCAAAAGAATTACATCAAAAACTTAGGCTTCTAGCCTTTGAACTCAATGTGAGCATGGCTGAGCTTTGTAGAGAAGGGCTAGAATTAATACTCCAAAAACACCAGAAAAGGAAATAA
- a CDS encoding nucleotidyl transferase AbiEii/AbiGii toxin family protein, whose amino-acid sequence MRISTERLYYEAESTGFRPEILEKVIYLIHLLNRFSEDPFLKDRFVLKGGTALNVFCFNYPRLSVDIDINYIGSADREVMLQEKNPMESAIENIVLDEGMVPQRKPSEHAGGKWAIRYPSAIQGQGIIEIDLNYLDRVPLWTITRVNSFKLGEFQANNIPIQDLHELASGKLRALFSRHSSRDLFDAHQLMNQQHIDIDKLRLGFIVYGGSSRVDWRHTKLENIHFEWREFQNMLIPLLRKTDLGKRDDPKSWAEKILTECKSALENLFPFRENETQFLHELLENGKIDASLLTSDRSLNQRIHSNPALLWKAENVKQYKNK is encoded by the coding sequence ATGCGCATTTCAACAGAACGTTTATATTACGAAGCAGAGTCTACAGGATTCCGCCCGGAAATTTTAGAAAAAGTGATTTATTTAATTCATTTGCTGAATCGATTCTCAGAAGATCCTTTTCTTAAAGATCGATTTGTTTTGAAAGGCGGTACCGCGCTCAATGTATTTTGTTTTAATTATCCAAGGCTATCCGTGGATATTGATATCAATTACATTGGTTCGGCGGATCGTGAAGTCATGTTGCAAGAAAAGAACCCAATGGAATCCGCAATAGAAAACATTGTTCTTGATGAGGGAATGGTACCACAGCGTAAACCCAGCGAACATGCGGGAGGTAAGTGGGCGATTCGTTACCCTAGCGCAATACAAGGTCAGGGTATCATAGAGATCGATTTAAATTATTTAGATCGTGTACCCCTGTGGACAATAACACGAGTCAACTCATTTAAGCTTGGTGAATTCCAAGCGAATAATATTCCCATTCAAGACTTACACGAGCTAGCGTCAGGAAAGTTAAGAGCACTATTTTCTCGTCATTCAAGTCGTGATTTATTTGATGCGCACCAATTAATGAATCAGCAACATATTGATATAGATAAATTACGTTTAGGGTTTATCGTATATGGAGGGAGTAGCCGCGTTGATTGGCGGCATACTAAGCTAGAAAATATTCATTTCGAGTGGCGTGAATTTCAAAACATGCTAATTCCTCTACTTCGAAAAACTGATCTAGGAAAACGCGATGATCCGAAATCATGGGCTGAAAAGATACTGACTGAATGCAAATCTGCGTTAGAAAATTTATTCCCATTCCGTGAGAATGAAACACAATTTTTGCATGAGTTGCTAGAAAATGGGAAGATTGATGCATCATTGCTTACATCAGATAGATCATTGAACCAAAGAATTCATTCTAACCCAGCTTTATTATGGAAGGCGGAAAATGTTAAGCAATATAAAAATAAATAA
- a CDS encoding helix-turn-helix transcriptional regulator codes for MNLQVIKSVDGKDEYVLLPISVYNALRDQIKERMKKIKSKADYVAFDPADYVDNPIALARIKAGITQEELAKRMKVTQAYISKIEAQDKVTAKMLQKVKAALDKD; via the coding sequence ATGAACTTACAAGTTATCAAGTCCGTTGATGGTAAAGATGAGTATGTGCTCTTACCCATTAGCGTTTATAACGCTTTGCGCGACCAGATAAAAGAACGCATGAAGAAAATTAAAAGCAAAGCTGACTATGTCGCTTTTGACCCTGCTGATTATGTTGATAACCCGATTGCCCTTGCACGCATTAAGGCAGGCATTACGCAGGAAGAATTAGCAAAGCGCATGAAAGTTACGCAAGCTTATATAAGCAAAATTGAAGCTCAAGATAAGGTTACGGCGAAAATGCTGCAGAAAGTTAAAGCTGCACTTGATAAGGATTAA
- a CDS encoding type II toxin-antitoxin system VapC family toxin, producing MRVLLDTCILSELRNPKSTALLKNTFKRFESHDLFVSVITIGEIIKGIALLPSSKKKTELADWAMTIESSYVERILNIDCETVHVWGELTANAQTRGKIIPAADGLIAATALVNGLHIMTRNVSDFEPTGVLIFNPWG from the coding sequence ATGAGGGTATTGTTAGATACATGCATACTGTCTGAGCTAAGAAATCCTAAGAGTACTGCTTTACTAAAAAATACGTTTAAGCGCTTCGAATCCCACGATTTATTCGTTAGTGTAATTACAATCGGTGAAATTATTAAAGGCATTGCACTATTGCCGTCTTCCAAAAAAAAGACGGAATTAGCCGACTGGGCAATGACTATTGAAAGTAGTTATGTCGAGCGCATTTTAAATATCGACTGTGAAACGGTACATGTTTGGGGTGAGCTCACCGCAAATGCACAAACGAGAGGAAAAATTATTCCAGCTGCTGATGGGTTAATAGCAGCAACGGCATTGGTTAACGGGTTGCATATTATGACTCGCAATGTGTCTGATTTTGAGCCCACGGGAGTGCTTATCTTTAATCCTTGGGGTTAA
- a CDS encoding DEAD/DEAH box helicase family protein, which produces MCNRLQKIEVTKVRLQELEIERNSLLNELNQLHVQLENIKKRNLHTENKKFSPAEKIQIFTDLFRGRLDVFPKRWENLKTGKSGYSPTCSNEWVKGKCNKPIIKCKDCPNQAFIPISEEVIRKHLVGEEIQGQRVDCTIGIYPILPDDTCWFLAVDFDKEHWQRDVSAFIKACDCKHIFPAIERSRSGNGCHVWIFFKQPIPALEARKMGSVLITLAMEIHPDIGFESYDRFFPNQDTLPAGGFGNLIALPLQRTPREKNNSLFLDKNFVPYEDQWSYLVSSTQLSVEDVKRIVNEASAKGQILGVRMPIVDESETPWETKSLTIDSEFPKDQNLPPNINIVISNQLYIEKQELPPALINKLIRLAAFQNPEFYKAQAMRLSTFGKPRIIACAENFSKHIGLPRGCFEEVIQLLKSLNIEVNIEDKRNKGNSIDTNFLGELTSEQEKSVIALAKYDTGVLAATTAFGKTVIAAHMIAKRRTNTLIIVHRKQLLDQWLERLKTFLEIDSNQIGIIGGGKRKPTGIIDIAIIQSLIRKNQVNEIVENYGQIIVDECHHLSAISFESVMRACKAKYILGLTATISRKDGHHPIIFMQCGPVRYKVDAKKQAELRPFDHQVNIRYTHFNFLPLENTTNIINQVYARIIADDGRNALIFNDVLETLQAGRSPLLLTERKDHAIHLAKLFSKFCKNVVLMTGGQSKKNFNDVKDKLATIRDDEERLLIATGRYIGEGFDDSRLDTLFLTMPISWHGTIAQYAGRLHRLHHSKKEVLIYDYVDSNVQMLVKMSEKRIKGYKKLGYIISSTENNFC; this is translated from the coding sequence ATATGCAACAGATTACAGAAAATTGAAGTCACCAAAGTGCGTCTTCAAGAACTAGAAATCGAAAGAAATTCCCTACTAAACGAGCTTAATCAATTACATGTTCAGTTAGAAAATATAAAAAAGAGAAATCTTCATACTGAAAATAAAAAATTTTCGCCTGCAGAAAAAATTCAAATTTTTACGGATCTTTTCCGTGGTCGACTAGACGTGTTTCCAAAGCGATGGGAAAATTTAAAAACCGGCAAATCCGGTTATTCACCTACTTGCTCAAACGAGTGGGTTAAGGGCAAATGTAACAAGCCCATAATCAAATGTAAAGATTGCCCTAACCAAGCTTTTATTCCAATCTCTGAAGAAGTAATCCGAAAGCATTTAGTTGGAGAAGAGATCCAAGGGCAACGAGTAGATTGTACGATTGGTATTTATCCCATTTTACCTGATGATACTTGCTGGTTTTTGGCGGTTGATTTCGATAAAGAGCATTGGCAACGTGATGTTTCAGCCTTTATAAAAGCATGTGATTGTAAACATATCTTCCCCGCTATTGAACGATCACGCTCGGGAAATGGCTGTCATGTATGGATCTTTTTTAAACAGCCTATCCCTGCATTGGAAGCGAGAAAAATGGGATCAGTTTTAATTACACTTGCAATGGAGATACATCCTGATATTGGCTTTGAATCGTATGATCGCTTTTTCCCTAATCAAGATACTCTGCCCGCAGGCGGTTTCGGTAACTTAATCGCTTTACCCTTACAACGTACTCCCAGAGAAAAAAATAACAGCTTATTTTTAGATAAAAATTTTGTTCCATATGAAGATCAATGGTCTTATTTAGTGTCTAGCACACAACTTTCAGTCGAAGATGTTAAAAGAATTGTTAATGAAGCTTCTGCTAAAGGCCAAATATTAGGCGTTCGAATGCCAATAGTGGATGAAAGTGAAACTCCTTGGGAAACGAAATCACTTACTATTGATTCAGAGTTTCCAAAAGATCAAAATTTACCACCTAATATTAATATTGTTATAAGTAACCAGTTATATATAGAGAAACAAGAATTACCACCTGCATTGATCAATAAACTGATAAGATTAGCAGCATTTCAAAACCCAGAATTTTACAAGGCACAAGCAATGCGTCTCTCGACATTTGGAAAACCAAGAATCATTGCTTGTGCTGAGAATTTTTCAAAACATATCGGGTTACCAAGAGGATGTTTTGAAGAGGTTATTCAGCTTTTAAAATCATTAAACATTGAAGTTAATATCGAAGATAAACGTAATAAAGGCAACTCCATTGATACAAATTTTTTGGGTGAGCTAACCTCTGAGCAAGAAAAATCAGTTATTGCGTTAGCAAAATATGATACTGGCGTACTTGCAGCAACAACTGCATTTGGAAAAACCGTTATCGCTGCTCATATGATTGCAAAGAGAAGAACCAATACATTAATTATTGTTCATCGGAAACAATTGTTAGACCAATGGCTCGAAAGATTAAAGACTTTTTTAGAAATTGATAGCAATCAAATTGGAATCATAGGTGGTGGCAAACGAAAACCAACTGGAATAATAGACATTGCTATTATACAAAGTCTTATTAGAAAAAATCAGGTTAATGAAATAGTTGAGAATTATGGTCAAATAATCGTTGATGAATGCCATCATCTTTCTGCGATTAGCTTTGAGTCAGTGATGCGAGCATGCAAAGCAAAATACATACTAGGGCTTACGGCGACAATATCTCGTAAAGATGGTCATCATCCTATAATATTTATGCAGTGCGGTCCAGTACGTTATAAAGTAGATGCAAAGAAACAAGCAGAATTACGACCCTTCGACCATCAAGTGAATATTCGCTATACCCATTTTAATTTCTTGCCGCTAGAAAATACTACGAACATTATTAATCAAGTTTATGCTCGAATAATTGCAGATGATGGTAGAAACGCACTTATATTTAACGATGTTCTTGAAACCCTTCAAGCTGGCAGAAGCCCATTATTACTTACGGAGCGCAAGGATCATGCTATCCATTTAGCAAAACTATTTTCTAAATTTTGTAAGAATGTAGTTTTAATGACTGGCGGTCAATCAAAGAAAAATTTCAATGATGTAAAAGATAAACTTGCTACTATTCGAGACGACGAAGAAAGATTGTTGATCGCTACAGGTCGTTACATTGGTGAAGGATTTGATGATTCACGTCTAGATACTTTGTTTTTGACGATGCCAATATCCTGGCATGGCACAATCGCTCAATATGCGGGCAGGCTCCATCGATTACATCATAGCAAAAAGGAAGTCTTAATATATGATTATGTAGATAGCAATGTCCAGATGCTGGTAAAAATGTCTGAGAAAAGAATTAAAGGTTATAAAAAGCTTGGGTATATTATTTCATCAACTGAAAACAATTTCTGTTAA
- a CDS encoding type II toxin-antitoxin system RelE/ParE family toxin has protein sequence MDYTLLIKRQAKKTLQKLSRPDRNRITEKIMALGANPDDPTLDVKPLQGQPYYRLRVGDWRVIYDRDDEVKIIAIEKVKPRGDAYK, from the coding sequence ATGGACTATACATTACTGATTAAACGACAAGCTAAGAAGACACTACAAAAACTTTCTCGGCCAGACAGAAATAGGATAACTGAAAAGATTATGGCACTAGGGGCAAACCCAGACGACCCAACACTTGATGTTAAGCCTTTACAAGGGCAGCCCTACTATCGTTTACGTGTTGGCGATTGGCGTGTCATTTATGACAGAGATGATGAGGTAAAGATTATTGCTATAGAGAAAGTCAAACCACGGGGAGATGCATACAAATGA
- a CDS encoding nucleotidyl transferase AbiEii/AbiGii toxin family protein, whose translation MSIIENHLDKNSFLSAIEFTAAETNFEPGLIEKDYFCSVLLSWISSQDIDNLNFKGGTLLAKGHAGFYRLSDDLDFTLPTPSLASRKIRSEAMSPLKSIFNQIPKIFKGIDIKIELKGSNESRQYNAEISYESILGFKEGRILIEIGLREELLESPIIIKLNTLLINPFTKKQFVSPFDFRCLSRDEAYAEKIRAALTSNRLAIRDFFDLDFALKRNLINLNDEGFIKLVSKKIENNNNILLELNNPIKEQLKRKIITELVPTLRKQEIGSFDLNKVIENLELLQSRLKLMCKK comes from the coding sequence ATGTCCATAATTGAAAATCATTTAGATAAAAATTCTTTTCTTTCTGCCATTGAATTTACTGCAGCAGAAACAAATTTTGAACCAGGTTTAATTGAAAAAGATTACTTTTGTAGTGTACTTCTTAGTTGGATATCATCGCAGGATATCGATAATTTAAATTTTAAAGGAGGGACATTGCTTGCAAAAGGTCATGCTGGTTTTTATAGGCTAAGTGATGATTTGGATTTTACATTGCCAACGCCCTCACTAGCAAGTCGTAAGATAAGAAGTGAAGCCATGAGCCCTCTTAAATCAATATTTAACCAAATACCTAAAATCTTTAAAGGTATAGATATAAAAATTGAGCTGAAAGGTAGCAATGAATCAAGACAATATAATGCCGAAATAAGCTATGAATCAATTTTGGGATTCAAAGAAGGAAGAATATTGATAGAGATTGGATTACGAGAAGAGTTACTTGAATCGCCAATTATTATAAAACTTAATACTTTATTGATTAATCCGTTTACAAAAAAACAATTTGTTAGCCCTTTTGATTTTCGTTGTCTTAGTCGGGATGAAGCTTATGCTGAGAAAATAAGAGCAGCCTTAACAAGTAATAGATTAGCTATACGTGATTTTTTTGATTTGGATTTTGCTTTAAAAAGAAATTTAATTAATTTAAACGATGAAGGCTTCATTAAACTTGTTTCAAAAAAAATTGAAAATAATAATAATATCCTTTTAGAACTCAATAACCCTATAAAAGAACAATTGAAAAGAAAAATAATCACTGAATTAGTTCCAACTTTAAGAAAACAAGAAATAGGAAGTTTTGACCTGAATAAAGTTATTGAAAACCTGGAGCTGCTTCAAAGCAGATTAAAATTAATGTGTAAAAAATAA
- a CDS encoding tyrosine-type recombinase/integrase, with protein sequence MSEQKVNFTKSIIESLPTASKGKRLYFYDTKTRGLGISITPAGTKTFIVYRWVKGKPERITLGRFPDLTIEQARRMAMEANADIAKGDNPNDKRRLERAEMTFSAMFSEYLERYAKVHKKSWKADQDQFNRYLKDWGKRKLSNITKNDIQKLHQQVGREKGTYAANRLLALLSTIFNKAIEYGSWDKTNPALGIKKFKEKSRDRFLQADELPCFFQAVTEEPNIDIRDYVLLSLLTGARRSNVLSMRWEQINFQRAEWRIPETKNGEPQIITLSDEALNILTARKLTAKNQFVFPSNGMHGHITEPKKGWQRILARAGIENLRIHDLRRTLGSWQAKTGASLAIIGKSLNHKSPLTTAIYARLDLDPVRESVEKATKAMLEAAGIELNDN encoded by the coding sequence ATGAGTGAACAGAAAGTCAATTTCACTAAATCAATTATTGAGTCCCTGCCTACTGCATCAAAGGGTAAGCGTCTTTATTTCTATGACACTAAGACCAGAGGGCTTGGCATTAGCATTACTCCCGCTGGAACTAAAACCTTTATTGTTTACCGTTGGGTGAAAGGTAAGCCTGAGCGCATAACTTTAGGTCGTTTTCCAGATCTGACTATTGAGCAAGCACGTCGCATGGCGATGGAAGCAAATGCTGATATTGCGAAAGGAGATAACCCTAATGACAAACGGCGCTTAGAAAGAGCAGAGATGACTTTTAGTGCGATGTTTTCCGAATACCTAGAGCGATATGCCAAAGTGCATAAAAAATCGTGGAAAGCGGATCAGGATCAATTTAATCGTTATCTAAAAGATTGGGGTAAGCGCAAATTATCTAATATCACCAAGAATGATATTCAGAAACTACATCAACAAGTTGGACGAGAGAAAGGTACTTATGCCGCAAATCGATTGTTAGCATTGCTAAGTACGATATTTAATAAGGCCATCGAATATGGTAGTTGGGATAAAACAAATCCTGCGCTAGGCATTAAAAAATTTAAAGAGAAGTCTCGGGATCGTTTTTTACAGGCGGATGAATTACCATGTTTTTTCCAAGCAGTCACCGAGGAACCAAATATTGATATCCGGGATTATGTTCTATTATCACTTTTAACAGGCGCAAGACGATCGAATGTTTTATCTATGAGGTGGGAGCAAATTAATTTTCAACGTGCAGAATGGCGAATCCCTGAAACAAAAAATGGTGAACCACAAATCATTACTCTATCAGATGAAGCATTGAATATTTTGACAGCAAGAAAGCTAACTGCGAAAAATCAATTTGTTTTTCCCAGTAACGGAATGCATGGTCATATCACAGAGCCTAAAAAAGGTTGGCAGCGAATTTTAGCGCGAGCTGGAATAGAGAATTTACGGATTCATGATTTACGCCGAACACTAGGAAGCTGGCAAGCAAAGACTGGTGCCTCGCTTGCCATCATTGGCAAATCACTTAATCATAAGTCGCCCTTAACAACGGCGATTTATGCAAGACTAGACTTGGATCCTGTAAGAGAATCTGTTGAGAAAGCTACTAAGGCGATGCTTGAAGCTGCTGGGATTGAGTTAAATGATAATTAA
- a CDS encoding DUF190 domain-containing protein: MKTVDVLMVRIYITESSHLLNKIIDYLKNEAKIRGISVFRAISGFGESGNHTSSLVDLSLDLPLIVEFFDDNKGKIDKALDGLNVMIKPEHIVMWEAKANI, encoded by the coding sequence ATGAAAACTGTTGATGTGTTAATGGTGCGAATTTATATCACTGAATCATCACATTTATTAAATAAAATAATTGATTATCTGAAAAATGAAGCAAAAATTCGTGGCATTAGTGTTTTTCGCGCCATTAGTGGTTTTGGTGAGTCTGGCAATCATACGTCATCATTAGTTGATCTTTCTCTTGATCTTCCTTTAATAGTCGAATTTTTCGATGACAATAAAGGTAAAATTGATAAAGCTCTTGATGGATTAAATGTAATGATAAAACCAGAACATATTGTTATGTGGGAAGCAAAGGCTAACATTTGA